A portion of the Rhinolophus sinicus isolate RSC01 linkage group LG03, ASM3656204v1, whole genome shotgun sequence genome contains these proteins:
- the LG03H5orf34 gene encoding uncharacterized protein C5orf34 homolog gives MAAEVQMVLYEDDSMQVQYVDGSRLQLSPCGSEFLFEKAPLVSAHPLEQPERIRQRTHFVISTYREQLQRALDFRNSFATCPFLSENIIPPERKKHIFIDISEVRWPSLDTDDGMICMQNGTVKISSLDGHAYLCLPTSQHEFTVHFLCKTSQKPDSSIVLSEKNNQAKKDKLVEKTGKIYTYESLSGQTLKKKDNALHCQIMKSKEPLEKKSCVNKSEGSEALPSLGTKHTYVYTWVKQRWCVASCPDKWKYPLSLALHFHSKISNVSGIDVNITQNRILTSDVSEERGKEVSVLPRALLLSCPVPHLHRWNFCDSLSQRPSDEEEYSYPELVKVVWYKGITYRLTHKNMNSIEIYPGDGSVFKSEGAYFGNYFTYYSIREGSGEREEKTYSVNNLPPDRPRSLFSLCSVIKQATRILQHCAKMRLSLSHNYRIWCWKMVSGINDNSILPFLLRESVIPSVGRFLAYSDDKVHVIFLNGVTLTLNWNFGSFIEKRHVNQGLNLGWCKLTFPDGHDQLIQIEHPGPYERYVTTVISWCRRLTRTSEREVPTHPSSFLEENWCVASELEKIQKFNLLLENSGVLNQISNKKNEQSSDNYKPKYSEILLEEDNENRVSVALKKTSEILQDIDCLLSNSKK, from the exons ATGGCGGCTGAAGTGCAAATGGTACTTTATGAAGATGATTCAATGCAAGTACAGTATGTTGATGGGTCCAGACTGCAGCTTTCTCCCTGTGgctctgaatttttatttgaaaaggcaCCCCTTGTTTCAGCACATCCTTTAGAACAACCAGAAAGAATTCGTCAAAGGACACACTTTGTTATTAGCACTTACCGA GAGCAACTACAGAGAGCCCTAGATTTTCGAAATTCTTTTGCCACGTGCCCTTTTTTATCTGAAAACATTATACCTCCTGAGAGAAAAAAG CATATCTTCATTGACATCTCAGAAGTGAGATGGCCCAGTCTGGATACGGATGATGGCATGATATGCATGCAGAATGGCACCGTGAAGATATCATCCTTAGATGGCCATGCATACCTTTGCCTGCCCACGTCTCAACATGAATTCACAGTACATTTTTTGTGTAAAACAAGCCAGAAGCCAGACTCATCTATAgtattgtcagaaaaaaataatcaagccAAAAAGGACAAACTAGTTGAAAAAACAGGCAAAATCTATACATATGAAAGTTTATCAGGACAGACACTGAAGAAGAAAGATAATGCACTTCACTGTCAGATTATGAAATCCAAAGAACCTTTAGAGAAGAAGAGCTGTGTAAACAAAAGTGAAGGGAGTGAGGCACTGCCTTCGCTTGGCACGaagcacacatatgtatacacgtGGGTAAAACAGCGCTGGTGTGTGGCCTCCTGTCCAGACAAATGGAAATACCCTTTGTCTTTAGCACTTCATTTTCATAGTAAAATCAGCAATGTATCTGGAATTGATGTAAACATCACCCAGAATAGAATTTTAACTTCTGATGTttcagaagaaagaggaaaagaggtcTCCGTTCTTCCCAGGGCCTTGTTACTCAGCTGTCCTGTCCCACACCTGCACAG GTGGAATTTTTGTGATTCACTTTCACAGAGACCGTCTGATGAAGAAGAATATTCCTATCCTGAACTAGTGAAAGTGGTTTGGTATAAGGGTATTACATACAG acTTACCCATAAAAATATGAACTCAATAGAGATTTATCCTGGAGATGGATCTGTTTTCAAATCAGAAGGAGCTTATTTCGGGAACTATTTTACATACTACTCTATTCGAGAAGGATCAGGAGAG agagaagagaaaacatattCAGTAAATAACCTTCCTCCAGATAGACCCAGaagtctgttttctttgtgttctgTAATTAAACAGGCAACCAG GATTCTTCAGCATTGTGCCAAGATGAGGCTTTCATTAAGCCATAATTATCGTATATGGTGCTGGAAAATG GTATCTGGGATAAATGATAACAGTATACTGCCTTTTCTTTTGAGAGAATCAGTCATACCCAGCGTGGGAAGATTTCTTGCATACTCTGATGACAAAgtacatgtgatttttttaaatggtgttacTCTAACCCTAAATTGGAATTTTGGCTCTTTTATCGAAAAGAGACAT GTAAATCAAGGTCTCAACTTAGGTTGGTGTAAGTTAACTTTTCCTGATGGACATGATCAGTTAATTCAGATTGAACATCCTGGACCATATGAAAG ATATGTGACAACAGTAATATCATGGTGCAGAAGACTGACCCGGACTAGTGAGAGAGAGGTGCCCACACATCCTTCATCTTTTCTTGAAGAAAACtg gTGTGTGGCTTCTGAACTTGAAAAGATACAGAAGTTTAACT TGTTATTGGAGAATAGTGGTGTCTTAAACCAGATTTCtaacaaaaaaaatgaacagtctTCTGATAATTACAAaccaaaatattcagaaatcttGCTAGAAGAAGATAATGAAAACAGAGTATCAGTGGCACTGAAAAAAACCTCTGAAATTCTTCAGGATATTGACTGTCTTCTATCAAActctaaaaagtga